The following are encoded together in the Calditrichota bacterium genome:
- a CDS encoding glycoside hydrolase — LVAMNAVAALASTLPHRKEFVQELWDMPVPRGPGRYYDGVLYLLGLLQVSGNFRIYDLRGKPVPQCPGR; from the coding sequence CTGGTGGCTATGAACGCCGTGGCGGCCCTGGCTTCCACTTTGCCGCATCGCAAGGAGTTTGTGCAAGAACTCTGGGACATGCCTGTGCCGCGCGGGCCAGGCAGGTACTATGACGGGGTTCTGTACCTGTTGGGCCTACTTCAAGTGAGCGGCAACTTTCGCATCTATGACCTGCGGGGAAAGCCAGTGCCACAGTGCCCGGGGAGGTAA